One part of the Leeia speluncae genome encodes these proteins:
- a CDS encoding tyrosine-type recombinase/integrase, translating into MLTDTKLKSLKPKDKIYKVQDRDGLYVAVTKAGSISFRYNYSIHGRQETITFGCYGIGGITLAEAREMLGEAKRLLAEGKSPAKAKAREKNKVREADTFGGWAEKWLKGYEMAESTRDMRRSIYNRELKPKFGAWKMAEITADDVRSVTTAIVERGAPASAVHAREVILNVFRWAIERGEKVRNPAEDVRPSTIARFEPKERALSPEEIGLMYKYLEKVGTTPIIRSAAKFLLLTMVRKSELTNAKWEEISFTDATWSIPKARMKAKRAHIVYLSDQAIEILVALKTFSGGSDYVLPSRYDSDKPMSSATLNRVLTLVHEQAQKDGQPLGKFGPHDLRRTASTLLHEAGYNSDWIEKCLAHEQKGVRAVYNRAEYAEQRREMLQDWANMIDGWAKRP; encoded by the coding sequence ATGCTTACCGATACCAAGTTAAAAAGCCTAAAGCCAAAAGACAAGATCTATAAAGTTCAAGATAGGGACGGGTTGTATGTTGCTGTAACCAAGGCTGGATCTATATCTTTCAGATATAACTACTCGATTCACGGACGCCAAGAGACGATTACTTTTGGTTGCTATGGTATCGGAGGCATCACTTTGGCTGAGGCTCGGGAAATGCTGGGAGAGGCAAAGCGATTATTGGCGGAAGGGAAATCCCCAGCCAAGGCCAAGGCTAGAGAAAAGAATAAGGTCAGAGAGGCTGATACCTTTGGTGGGTGGGCTGAGAAGTGGCTGAAAGGCTATGAGATGGCAGAATCTACCAGAGACATGCGCCGATCAATCTATAATCGTGAGCTAAAACCAAAATTTGGCGCATGGAAGATGGCCGAAATCACTGCCGATGATGTGCGATCGGTTACCACTGCGATTGTCGAGCGTGGTGCTCCAGCTTCTGCCGTGCATGCGCGTGAGGTAATTCTCAATGTTTTCCGGTGGGCGATTGAGCGTGGGGAGAAGGTTAGAAATCCAGCGGAAGATGTAAGGCCAAGTACGATCGCCAGATTTGAGCCCAAGGAAAGGGCGCTGTCACCCGAAGAAATCGGGCTGATGTACAAGTATCTCGAAAAGGTCGGCACCACGCCAATCATCCGATCGGCGGCAAAATTTCTGTTGTTGACCATGGTGCGCAAGTCAGAGTTAACCAATGCGAAGTGGGAAGAAATTAGCTTTACCGATGCCACTTGGTCAATTCCAAAGGCAAGGATGAAAGCCAAAAGGGCGCACATCGTCTACCTGTCTGATCAAGCAATAGAGATACTGGTTGCACTAAAGACGTTTTCTGGAGGCTCTGATTATGTGCTGCCATCCAGATACGATAGCGATAAACCAATGAGCAGTGCGACATTAAATAGGGTGCTTACGCTTGTGCACGAACAGGCACAGAAGGACGGCCAGCCCCTGGGCAAGTTTGGTCCGCACGATCTAAGGCGCACGGCAAGCACATTGCTCCATGAGGCTGGGTATAACAGTGATTGGATTGAGAAGTGTCTAGCCCACGAGCAGAAAGGCGTCAGGGCTGTTTACAATAGGGCGGAGTATGCAGAGCAGCGGAGAGAGATGCTGCAAGACTGGGCAAACATGATTGATGGATGGGCTAAGCGGCCTTAA
- a CDS encoding helix-turn-helix transcriptional regulator, producing the protein MNFKTMIDRKTLLTIVPYSDRSIYNMEKEGRFPRRIALGARKVVWDLQEVEAWIESRKQSGDKIQSPGTKPFVKAA; encoded by the coding sequence ATGAACTTTAAAACAATGATCGACCGCAAGACCCTGTTAACAATCGTTCCTTACTCAGATAGATCTATCTATAACATGGAAAAAGAAGGAAGATTCCCAAGACGAATTGCTCTAGGTGCCCGCAAAGTAGTTTGGGACTTGCAAGAGGTCGAAGCTTGGATTGAGTCACGCAAGCAATCTGGTGACAAAATCCAATCCCCAGGTACTAAGCCTTTTGTTAAGGCCGCTTAG
- a CDS encoding DNA cytosine methyltransferase, giving the protein MQSTAIDLFAGLGGWSTGARMAGINVLWAANHWPEAVKWHAENHPTTAHICQDLHQADWTDVPKHDLLLASPCCQGHSKARGKTSGNPQHDASRSTAWSVISAIEFHRPPFAIVENVAEFLGWALYPAWLSAMNALGYQVAEHVIDCADLGVPQNRIRLFLVCTKSKSPLHLRLEKLEHVSATSFIDLTAGNWSPVEKPGRAAATLARITSGRAAYGEQFVFSYYGNTKSGRSLLRPIGTITTRDRWAIVNGDKMRMLTAAETLAAMSFPPETKTPNNHRLTVHMAGNAVPPVAAARIIEAALKAA; this is encoded by the coding sequence ATGCAATCCACTGCAATTGACCTTTTTGCAGGCTTAGGAGGTTGGTCTACCGGTGCAAGAATGGCGGGCATAAATGTACTTTGGGCGGCAAATCACTGGCCAGAGGCGGTTAAATGGCATGCAGAAAACCACCCTACCACAGCACACATTTGCCAAGACCTACACCAAGCTGATTGGACAGACGTTCCAAAGCATGACCTGCTACTAGCCTCACCATGCTGCCAAGGCCACTCAAAGGCCAGAGGAAAAACATCAGGAAACCCGCAACACGATGCAAGTAGATCCACCGCTTGGTCGGTTATCTCTGCAATTGAATTTCACCGACCACCGTTTGCTATCGTAGAAAACGTGGCTGAGTTTCTAGGTTGGGCACTTTACCCAGCATGGCTTTCAGCAATGAACGCCTTAGGCTACCAGGTGGCAGAACATGTAATTGATTGCGCAGACCTTGGTGTACCTCAAAACAGGATTCGCTTATTTCTTGTTTGTACAAAAAGCAAATCTCCTCTGCATTTGCGCCTTGAGAAACTAGAGCATGTCTCAGCCACCTCGTTTATTGATCTGACAGCGGGAAACTGGTCGCCAGTCGAGAAGCCCGGCAGAGCCGCAGCAACACTAGCCCGAATCACGTCAGGAAGAGCCGCTTACGGCGAGCAATTTGTTTTTAGCTACTACGGCAATACGAAGTCAGGGCGGTCACTGCTGCGTCCTATTGGCACTATAACGACCCGCGATCGATGGGCAATTGTAAATGGCGACAAGATGCGCATGCTAACAGCAGCCGAAACGCTTGCAGCCATGTCATTCCCTCCCGAAACAAAAACACCAAACAACCACCGCTTAACCGTACACATGGCGGGCAATGCAGTCCCGCCAGTAGCGGCCGCTCGAATTATCGAGGCAGCCTTAAAGGCGGCGTAA
- a CDS encoding response regulator transcription factor, with translation MRIAILQFGDQCLNDLKALLADHVELIEVFRGQADCSRSLLFANSFEIILLAVCSNQHPSLDLLRSMRQQSMNFSPVIVITPLVDPEIAVKFLEAGADDVVKAPFHRGELLMRIKVLHRRSHHYQFQEKDFVFGDYQFSAKSSFAKINEKIVPLTKKEFDLALIFFRNVGKSISRDYIGKRIWGVESSEDSRTIDAHISRLRQKLHIGSAHNLRLKSVYNYGYRLEAI, from the coding sequence ATGAGAATCGCTATTCTTCAATTTGGTGATCAATGTCTTAATGACCTAAAAGCACTTCTTGCTGATCATGTTGAACTGATTGAGGTATTTCGGGGGCAGGCTGACTGCAGCCGTAGTTTGTTGTTTGCAAATTCATTTGAGATTATCTTACTTGCAGTTTGTTCAAATCAACACCCGAGTCTTGATCTGCTGCGCAGCATGCGTCAGCAGTCTATGAATTTTTCTCCGGTAATAGTTATTACTCCATTGGTCGATCCAGAAATTGCAGTTAAATTTTTAGAAGCAGGAGCTGATGATGTCGTAAAGGCTCCTTTTCACCGTGGCGAGTTGTTAATGCGAATTAAGGTGTTACATAGACGCTCGCATCATTACCAATTTCAAGAAAAAGACTTTGTCTTTGGTGACTACCAGTTCAGTGCAAAGAGTAGCTTTGCAAAAATCAATGAAAAAATAGTGCCACTTACCAAAAAAGAATTTGACCTTGCATTGATTTTCTTTCGGAATGTAGGAAAATCTATTTCACGAGATTATATCGGTAAACGAATATGGGGCGTTGAAAGTTCTGAGGACAGTCGAACTATTGATGCGCATATTTCTCGACTTCGGCAAAAGTTGCATATTGGCTCGGCCCATAATTTAAGACTTAAGTCTGTTTATAACTATGGTTATAGATTAGAGGCAATCTGA
- a CDS encoding 3'-5' exonuclease: protein MLNLLPLWKFIFPTFKPLKKLTKAMIDIETAGKAPGCIVLTMAAVLFDQNGKISETLELAISYDESSSVGLTCDANTQAWWHTQAAETFRLVWEPEHVTAGKEAFEKLFEFCQSADEVWSKGSDFDFPIIKAAAQAFGSDTSLMWDYWKQRDLRTMIKLLPHVTHTKTNIAHTALGDAIDQTKHLQKLLAELKKLTPSNLLHSLFR from the coding sequence ATGCTTAACCTTTTACCTTTATGGAAGTTCATCTTCCCGACCTTCAAACCATTAAAAAAACTTACAAAAGCCATGATTGATATTGAAACAGCAGGTAAAGCCCCTGGCTGTATCGTGCTAACAATGGCTGCTGTCCTCTTTGATCAAAACGGAAAAATTTCTGAAACATTAGAACTTGCGATCAGCTATGACGAATCTAGTAGCGTTGGCCTAACCTGCGATGCAAACACCCAAGCATGGTGGCATACCCAAGCGGCAGAAACATTTAGGCTTGTTTGGGAACCAGAACATGTAACAGCAGGCAAAGAGGCTTTTGAAAAGCTATTTGAATTCTGCCAGTCTGCAGACGAAGTATGGTCTAAAGGATCTGACTTTGACTTTCCTATTATCAAAGCAGCGGCCCAAGCATTTGGGTCTGACACGAGTCTCATGTGGGACTACTGGAAGCAACGCGACCTTCGCACGATGATCAAGCTACTACCGCATGTAACACATACAAAAACAAACATTGCACATACAGCTTTAGGCGATGCCATCGACCAGACAAAACACCTTCAGAAGCTACTAGCAGAACTGAAGAAATTGACGCCTAGCAATCTTTTACACTCACTCTTCAGATAA
- a CDS encoding crAss001_48 related protein, whose product MPDVTLENHQQRVVEEKNELQEKLSKLNEFLASKDVLELSLKNRLLMTEQAEWMSRYLAVLEKRIALF is encoded by the coding sequence ATGCCAGATGTCACTTTAGAAAACCACCAACAACGCGTAGTAGAAGAGAAAAACGAACTACAAGAAAAGCTATCAAAGCTAAACGAATTCCTTGCTAGCAAAGATGTTTTAGAACTTAGTTTGAAAAATAGACTTCTCATGACAGAACAAGCTGAGTGGATGAGTAGATACCTTGCTGTTTTAGAAAAACGCATTGCTCTTTTTTAA
- a CDS encoding DUF3037 domain-containing protein → MMNFACRYSIIRFMPYPETGEFANIGILLACPKTGYIDFQIDDRRYARITDFFHELGKDSYLSSVKRFKAELQNYTQQEYENPDVVRNLFDHITLAKETILQFSESRVLLTNDPKKALRELYSYYVMRSFIQKEQHTEQLERRVSAMIKALALPRPFRSESIGPDEFKVNFPLALHDEDGHLVKLIKPIYLGHPEPSKIYEHGDKWTTKVRRLKRFSALPDQVLFAAEKPANSEKCITAFNEIRDELLDCGITFLLANQQAEIQNFATS, encoded by the coding sequence ATGATGAATTTTGCATGTCGCTATTCCATAATCCGGTTTATGCCCTATCCTGAAACAGGCGAATTTGCGAACATAGGCATTCTATTAGCCTGCCCTAAAACTGGATATATAGACTTCCAAATTGATGATAGGCGCTATGCACGGATTACTGACTTTTTCCATGAACTGGGGAAAGACAGCTATCTAAGTTCAGTCAAGAGATTTAAAGCGGAACTACAAAATTACACTCAGCAAGAGTATGAAAATCCAGATGTAGTCAGAAACCTATTTGACCACATTACGCTAGCCAAAGAAACCATTCTACAGTTCAGTGAGTCTCGTGTTTTACTAACCAATGACCCAAAAAAGGCTCTGCGGGAATTATACTCTTACTATGTTATGAGAAGCTTCATACAAAAAGAGCAACATACAGAACAGCTGGAGCGCAGAGTCTCTGCAATGATTAAGGCACTAGCGTTACCGAGACCTTTTAGAAGCGAATCGATTGGACCTGATGAGTTTAAGGTTAATTTCCCATTAGCTTTACATGATGAGGATGGTCATTTAGTTAAGCTGATTAAACCTATCTATCTAGGGCATCCAGAACCGAGCAAAATTTATGAGCACGGTGACAAATGGACAACCAAAGTTAGGCGCTTAAAAAGGTTTTCAGCACTACCTGATCAGGTGCTATTTGCAGCAGAAAAACCTGCAAACTCTGAAAAATGTATCACTGCATTCAACGAAATTCGTGATGAACTACTTGATTGCGGCATCACATTTTTGCTTGCCAATCAACAGGCCGAGATTCAGAATTTTGCTACCTCATAA
- a CDS encoding HipA family kinase, translated as MTIQILEIQRQAQQGMSGPHVCKGEDGHIYYVKGLNSTRRSQIAEWICAHIGTAFGLPIPPFKVVEISELLWEELPHDKKVIGYGPAFGSRGAPLPRWFGTNDISKVGQQTRVDILVFDWWIKNADRSDQNPNLLWSESSDELVVIDHNSAFDEEFSAPDFVATHVFRDEWPLLRGDLVTMEHYREKCAAALDVLDQACNNLPPEWAWDNLEQDIACSFSIDACRNTLERAIGNEFWRME; from the coding sequence ATGACGATCCAGATTTTAGAAATTCAAAGACAAGCACAGCAAGGGATGTCAGGCCCACATGTTTGCAAAGGGGAAGATGGCCATATTTACTATGTGAAAGGTCTAAACTCTACTCGCCGGTCTCAAATCGCAGAATGGATATGTGCACATATCGGAACAGCATTTGGTCTGCCAATCCCCCCATTCAAAGTTGTAGAGATCAGCGAGTTGCTATGGGAAGAACTACCGCATGACAAAAAGGTTATTGGCTATGGACCAGCCTTCGGTTCTAGAGGCGCACCACTTCCAAGATGGTTTGGCACCAACGATATTTCAAAAGTAGGCCAGCAAACCAGAGTAGACATTCTCGTTTTTGATTGGTGGATTAAAAACGCTGATAGATCAGACCAAAATCCAAATCTTCTCTGGAGTGAAAGCAGTGATGAGCTCGTAGTGATTGACCACAACAGTGCATTTGATGAGGAATTTTCAGCCCCTGACTTTGTTGCCACACACGTTTTCCGAGACGAATGGCCTTTGCTACGTGGTGATTTAGTAACAATGGAACACTATCGAGAAAAATGCGCCGCCGCGCTAGATGTTCTAGATCAGGCATGTAATAATTTACCTCCCGAGTGGGCTTGGGACAATTTAGAACAAGACATTGCTTGCTCTTTTAGCATTGATGCTTGTAGAAACACCCTTGAACGGGCTATTGGTAACGAATTTTGGAGGATGGAATGA
- a CDS encoding S24 family peptidase, with protein sequence MDIYSIRKENLAHLIQTKFDGRQVQLAEKMDIKPPIISRWLSSTTKDGRNITEHSARAIESAAGLPNGWLDQRQTDSDQPEITFGVAEESAPYLSPALETKIKPIGIRVDSSSSKSGFYYLRQFTIGASAGTGQVNYDIKEEDPFEISKAELIAQGINPETTYVIYVEGPSMTLPGHQNSMPDGSLIGFDRSKTKIISGKFYVVRIGDELLVKQVFQDQFTIQLRSLNPDFHPFDRVLNKSEGWQDVEILGQVKLMRPALKFF encoded by the coding sequence ATGGACATTTACAGCATCCGCAAGGAAAATCTTGCCCATCTTATCCAGACAAAATTTGATGGTCGGCAGGTACAACTTGCTGAAAAGATGGATATCAAACCGCCAATTATTAGCAGGTGGTTATCAAGCACAACTAAAGATGGAAGAAACATCACCGAGCATTCTGCAAGAGCTATTGAGTCAGCAGCAGGGCTACCTAACGGATGGCTTGATCAGAGGCAAACCGACAGCGACCAGCCAGAAATAACCTTTGGTGTAGCAGAAGAGTCAGCACCATACTTATCACCGGCACTCGAAACAAAAATAAAGCCGATTGGCATTCGTGTTGACTCCAGCTCAAGCAAATCCGGCTTCTATTACCTTCGCCAGTTCACTATTGGCGCATCAGCAGGCACAGGACAAGTCAACTACGATATAAAAGAAGAAGACCCATTTGAGATCAGTAAAGCAGAGCTGATAGCCCAAGGCATCAATCCAGAGACTACTTATGTGATTTATGTAGAGGGGCCTTCGATGACTCTACCTGGTCATCAGAACAGCATGCCTGATGGCTCTTTAATTGGCTTCGATAGGTCAAAGACCAAAATTATCAGTGGTAAATTCTATGTCGTCAGAATTGGTGATGAGTTGCTTGTGAAGCAGGTTTTCCAAGATCAGTTCACAATTCAACTACGCTCTTTGAATCCAGACTTCCACCCATTCGACCGGGTATTGAATAAGTCTGAGGGCTGGCAAGATGTTGAGATTCTTGGTCAAGTGAAATTGATGCGCCCCGCCCTGAAGTTCTTTTAG
- a CDS encoding phage regulatory CII family protein has product MIKDCRLQLEAISQMVCKSSPGGISQISRAIGAGERVLGMKLNPNCDHHVLTLGEAAAITAYTQNPQIVDAMAALCDRTTLPVSTDQCLVAASGTLERLTKEFSDCVPGMIQLHKSTGLGREKAVTLQRELMELAQLAVYVAREIGSEYGG; this is encoded by the coding sequence ATGATCAAAGATTGTCGATTGCAGTTAGAGGCGATTAGCCAAATGGTTTGTAAGTCCTCTCCTGGTGGGATCTCACAAATTTCTCGTGCAATTGGTGCTGGTGAGCGCGTGTTAGGGATGAAGCTTAACCCAAATTGCGATCACCACGTCCTGACATTGGGAGAGGCGGCGGCTATCACCGCTTACACCCAAAACCCACAAATTGTAGACGCAATGGCTGCGCTTTGCGATCGAACTACGCTTCCTGTTTCTACTGATCAATGTTTGGTTGCTGCTAGTGGCACTTTAGAGCGGTTAACAAAAGAGTTCTCTGATTGTGTGCCAGGGATGATCCAGTTGCATAAATCTACCGGTCTTGGTCGTGAAAAGGCGGTGACATTACAGCGTGAATTAATGGAGTTGGCACAGCTAGCCGTTTACGTGGCTAGAGAAATTGGCAGCGAGTATGGCGGCTGA
- a CDS encoding DnaT-like ssDNA-binding domain-containing protein, translating to MPTRLIREGILTSDRVDQLTEAGENFYRRLMSIVDDHGLADARTSVLRAKLYPLRLDQVSEVDIASRLSECVEAGLVIVYAVKGKPYLQMVDTRWAARSSPKYPLPDEADEIDLSAFAGHVATECAVDESMTDEVKAPVQVGLLEELEEHAMWVPPPASQAFAMQAAWLPTAGMDIHCRTAGVARLGSELFNEVLAEFRMYWLDRPDKRRQSEWERALLGSLSRRKSLLAGSRQPDRVDKPFGGRKRASVVDSRDYGQVGVGVL from the coding sequence ATGCCAACGCGACTAATACGTGAAGGGATATTAACTAGCGACCGAGTGGATCAGCTAACCGAGGCGGGCGAGAATTTTTATCGTCGCTTGATGAGTATTGTTGATGACCATGGTTTGGCTGATGCACGGACTTCTGTTTTGCGAGCTAAGTTGTACCCGCTTCGGTTGGATCAAGTTAGTGAGGTGGATATTGCCTCTCGATTATCTGAGTGTGTCGAAGCTGGTTTGGTGATTGTATATGCCGTCAAAGGTAAGCCGTATTTACAGATGGTAGATACGAGATGGGCTGCAAGATCTAGCCCAAAGTATCCATTGCCAGATGAAGCGGATGAGATTGATCTCAGCGCTTTTGCTGGGCATGTGGCGACTGAATGTGCGGTTGATGAGTCAATGACTGATGAAGTGAAGGCGCCTGTTCAGGTGGGTTTACTCGAAGAGTTGGAAGAGCATGCAATGTGGGTTCCTCCACCTGCTAGCCAAGCATTTGCGATGCAAGCAGCGTGGTTGCCAACGGCTGGTATGGATATTCATTGTCGAACTGCCGGTGTTGCTCGTCTTGGGAGTGAATTATTTAACGAGGTGTTAGCTGAGTTTCGAATGTATTGGCTTGACCGTCCAGACAAGCGGCGCCAGTCGGAGTGGGAGCGTGCTTTGTTAGGTAGTTTATCTCGGCGGAAGTCGCTGTTGGCTGGAAGTCGCCAGCCAGATCGGGTAGACAAGCCTTTCGGTGGGCGTAAGCGGGCGAGTGTTGTTGATAGTCGTGATTATGGTCAAGTTGGCGTGGGGGTTTTATGA
- a CDS encoding ATP-binding protein: MKSLEQMLQMSGEPATREASCELHGQYTSKNYGMSIWTKCPACAAQAAELREQAELRERAEVRQQRWSAMMGQAGIPARFQDRSFANYRVTCQGQQIAFDFAKRYAETFLDDAYVTGRSAIFSGAVGTGKTHLAAAIGMALLSANRTVLYTSVLRMTRLFKQTWERGSQSSGADVVSMFASCDLLILDEVGVQFGSETERNILFDVLNERYENRRPFILLSNLDRKGIQECIGYRVYDRIKEDGGSCVTFDWPSARGHVGEVA, from the coding sequence ATGAAGTCATTAGAACAGATGCTGCAAATGAGTGGTGAACCAGCAACGCGAGAAGCCAGTTGCGAATTGCATGGCCAATACACAAGTAAAAACTATGGAATGAGCATTTGGACTAAGTGCCCTGCTTGCGCGGCTCAGGCTGCTGAACTGCGTGAACAAGCTGAATTGCGTGAGCGTGCTGAAGTTCGTCAACAACGTTGGTCGGCGATGATGGGGCAGGCGGGTATTCCTGCACGTTTTCAGGATCGATCTTTCGCAAACTATCGAGTGACTTGCCAAGGTCAGCAAATTGCATTTGATTTTGCTAAGCGTTATGCAGAAACATTTCTTGATGATGCCTATGTTACTGGCCGTTCAGCCATTTTTAGCGGTGCGGTAGGTACGGGGAAAACGCATTTGGCTGCTGCAATTGGCATGGCCCTATTGAGCGCAAATAGAACAGTTTTATATACGTCTGTTCTTCGTATGACCAGACTCTTTAAACAAACTTGGGAGCGTGGTTCGCAATCCTCAGGTGCCGATGTTGTGTCTATGTTTGCCAGCTGCGATCTATTGATTTTGGATGAGGTGGGTGTGCAGTTCGGCTCTGAGACTGAGCGCAATATCTTGTTTGATGTTCTGAATGAACGTTATGAAAACCGTCGGCCTTTTATTTTGTTATCGAATTTGGATAGAAAAGGTATTCAGGAATGTATCGGCTATCGGGTCTATGACCGCATTAAAGAGGATGGTGGAAGTTGTGTAACGTTTGATTGGCCTTCAGCCCGTGGGCACGTTGGAGAGGTGGCGTAA
- a CDS encoding BRO family protein, with product MSDFFDIDTFEAASKQNGMRYWIAHEFMEALGYESYASFSQVINKAISSCVQLGIQIPEAFETTVLDYNGKQVNTYKLSRFACFLVAMHADSKKPQVAKAKTALAAVADALVQQALDQSSLARLETREDLKSGEKIMAAVAKNAGLEDSKFGLFKDAGFRGMYNMSLADLKAHKGLKDPKAVLYDFMGLTELAGNLFRVTQTAERIKSQNIKGSISLTSTARDVGKEVRSMMIKNSGSKPENLQIEENIHDVKKQLKSANREMKKIDKPKK from the coding sequence ATGTCTGATTTTTTTGATATAGATACATTTGAGGCGGCGTCCAAGCAAAATGGCATGAGATACTGGATCGCTCATGAATTTATGGAGGCACTTGGGTACGAGTCATATGCATCCTTTAGTCAGGTAATCAATAAGGCTATTTCCTCATGTGTTCAACTGGGTATTCAAATTCCAGAGGCATTTGAAACAACAGTCCTTGATTATAATGGCAAGCAGGTAAATACATATAAGCTCTCAAGGTTTGCATGCTTTCTTGTTGCAATGCATGCGGATTCAAAAAAGCCCCAAGTTGCCAAAGCAAAAACAGCTCTTGCTGCCGTTGCGGATGCGTTGGTGCAACAAGCTCTTGATCAAAGTAGTTTGGCTCGACTTGAAACCAGGGAGGACTTAAAGTCTGGCGAAAAAATCATGGCTGCAGTGGCTAAAAATGCAGGGCTTGAAGATAGTAAATTTGGTCTTTTTAAAGATGCTGGCTTTAGAGGTATGTATAATATGAGCCTTGCGGATTTAAAGGCTCACAAAGGTTTAAAGGACCCTAAAGCCGTTCTTTATGATTTCATGGGCTTAACAGAATTGGCTGGTAATTTATTTCGTGTTACTCAAACAGCTGAGAGAATTAAAAGCCAAAATATCAAAGGATCTATTAGTCTTACAAGTACTGCACGTGATGTGGGTAAAGAAGTTAGGTCAATGATGATAAAGAACTCGGGGTCAAAACCTGAGAATCTTCAGATTGAAGAAAACATTCATGATGTTAAGAAGCAATTAAAGTCAGCAAATCGTGAAATGAAAAAAATAGATAAACCCAAAAAATAA
- a CDS encoding YHYH domain-containing protein: MKYVITLSLALLTIVASAHSGRTNKNGCHHDRKHGGYHCHNSK, translated from the coding sequence TTGAAGTATGTAATAACACTATCTTTAGCATTACTCACAATCGTCGCATCAGCCCATTCTGGCAGAACCAACAAGAATGGCTGTCATCACGACCGCAAGCACGGCGGCTACCACTGCCACAACAGTAAGTAG
- a CDS encoding HNH endonuclease, with protein sequence MPAAPRKPCTYPGCRTLVAVGQSRCDDHPHMNRFADRGRGSSASRGYGWQWAKLRRQVMERDCGLCQVCQSAGYTMPATAVDHILPKSSGGTDALSNLQAICDSCHKSKTAKEAANGRTGG encoded by the coding sequence ATGCCAGCTGCACCACGTAAGCCCTGTACTTATCCTGGTTGCCGAACATTGGTGGCGGTGGGTCAATCAAGATGTGATGATCATCCGCATATGAATCGGTTTGCGGATCGTGGTCGTGGTTCATCTGCTTCGCGTGGCTATGGTTGGCAATGGGCGAAGCTTCGGCGGCAAGTCATGGAGCGTGACTGTGGTTTGTGTCAGGTTTGCCAGTCGGCTGGCTACACGATGCCAGCTACTGCGGTCGATCACATCTTGCCTAAGTCTTCGGGTGGTACTGATGCCTTGTCTAACTTGCAAGCGATTTGCGATAGCTGCCACAAGTCGAAAACGGCAAAAGAGGCTGCGAATGGTCGTACCGGTGGGTAG